The Miscanthus floridulus cultivar M001 chromosome 7, ASM1932011v1, whole genome shotgun sequence genome includes a region encoding these proteins:
- the LOC136464638 gene encoding histone-lysine N-methyltransferase ATXR5-like isoform X2 has product MDHRAESSTRSPQLERKRTAAPTCVAPPPILCDTCGSGDDELLRDRCDRGRHTLCLRPVAAVCPIGPCLSHLRPAHQDPQEANRFPMKQVKIVDFFRIQKDAQLAAKCRLSQGSDARR; this is encoded by the exons ATGGACCACCGCGCAGAGTCGTCGACGAGGTCGCCGCAGCTCGAGCGCAAGCGTACGGCGGCGCCTACATGCGTCGCCCCGCCCCCCATCCTCTGCGACACCTGCGGCTCCGGCGACGACGAGCTGCTCCGCGACCGATGCGATCGCGGCCGCCACACCTTGTGCCTCCGCCCCGTCGCCGCCGTGTGCCCCATCGGCCCTTGTTTGTCTCACCTGCGCCCCGCCCACCAAGACCCCCAAGAGGCCAATA GGTTCCCGATGAAGCAGGTCAAGATCGTCGATTTCTTCCGGATCCAGAAGGATGCCCAGCTGGCCGCCAAATGCAGGCTCTCGCAAG GTTCAGATGCTAGAAGGTGA
- the LOC136464639 gene encoding subtilisin-like protease SBT1.4: MARLASALCVLLAAVVAVSAAVATESEAEDRVSTYIVHVAPAHAPRLSRPRALSGTYRSFLRDNLPARVARPVPRLLYSYAHAATGFAARLTGAQAAHLASQRSAVLAVVPDATQQVHTTLTPSFLSLSESSGLLQASGGATDVVIGLIDTGVYPKDRASFAADPSLPPPPSTFRGRCVSTSAFNASAYCNNKLVGAKFFGLGYEAAHGGAVGETDSRSPLDTNGHGTHTSSTAAGSAVANAAFFDYGKGTATGMAPRARIAAYKACWARGCASSDILKAFDEAIKDGVNVISVSLGAVGQAPPFYSDSTAVGAFSAVRNGIVVAASAGNSGPGDFTAVNVAPWILTVGASTLNRQFPANVVLGSGDTFTGTSLYAGTPLGPSKLPLVYGGDVGSSVCEAGKLIARRVAGKIVVCDPGVIGGAAKGEAVKLAGGAGAILVSSKAFGEEALTTPHIHPATGVAFAAAEKIKKYIRTSASPVATILFIGTVVDGTPSSPRMASFSSRGPNLLAPEILKPDVTAPGVDILAAWTGENSPSELDSDTRRVKFNIISGTSMSCPHVSGIAALLRQARQDWSPASIKSALMTTAYNVDNAGDIIKDMSTGTASTPFVRGAGHVDPNRALNPGLVYDAGTDDYVSFLCALGYTASQIAVLTRDGSTTDCSTRSGSVGDLNYPAFSVLLGSGGDEVTQHRIVRNVGSNVRATYTASVASPAGVRVTVEPPTLKFRATEQTQEYAITFAPEQGSVTEKYTSGSIVWSDGEHKVTSPIAVIWLASQAAAM; this comes from the coding sequence ATGGCAAGGCTCGCTAGCGCGCTGTGCGTCCtgctcgccgccgtcgtcgctgtCTCCGCGGCGGTGGCCACGGAGTCCGAAGCGGAGGACCGTGTGTCCACCTACATTGTGCACGTCGCACCGGCGCACGCGCCGCGGCTGTCCCGCCCCCGCGCGCTCTCGGGCACGTACCGCTCCTTCCTGCGCGACAATCTACCCGCGCGCGTCGCGCGCCCGGTGCCGAGGCTGCTCTACTCGTACGCGCACGCTGCGACGGGGTTCGCGGCGCGGCTGACGGGGGCGCAGGCCGCGCACCTCGCCTCTCAGCGCTCCGCCGTGCTGGCCGTCGTGCCCGACGCGACGCAGCAGGTGCACACCACGCTGACGCCCTCGTTCCTGAGCCTCTCGGAGTCGTCGGGGCTGCTCCAGGCGTCTGGCGGCGCCACGGACGTCGTGATCGGCCTCATCGACACCGGCGTGTACCCCAAGGACCGCGCGTCCTTCGCCGCGGACccgtcgctgccgccgccgccaagcaCGTTCCGCGGCCGCTGCGTCTCGACGTCGGCGTTCAACGCCTCCGCGTACTGCAACAACAAGCTCGTCGGCGCCAAGTTCTTTGGCCTGGGGTACGAGGCCGCGCACGGCGGGGCGGTTGGTGAGACGGACTCCAGATCGCCGCTCGACACCAACGGCCACGGCACGCACACCTCGTCCACGGCAGCAGGCTCTGCCGTGGCGAACGCCGCCTTCTTCGACTATGGCAAAGGTACAGCCACTGGAATGGCGCCACGCGCCCGCATTGCTGCCTACAAGGCGTGCTGGGCAAGGGGGTGCGCGTCCTCTGATATCCTCAAGGCATTCGACGAGGCTATCAAGGACGGGGTCAACGTCATCTCCGTCTCACTCGGCGCCGTCGGCCAGGCGCCCCCGTTTTACAGCGACAGCACGGCCGTGGGTGCGTTCAGCGCCGTCCGCAACGGCATCGTCGTCGCTGCCTCCGCGGGCAACTCTGGCCCCGGCGACTTCACCGCCGTCAACGTCGCGCCATGGATCCTGACGGTGGGCGCGTCAACCCTCAACCGCCAGTTCCCAGCGAACGTCGTTCTCGGCAGCGGCGATACCTTCACCGGCACTTCCCTCTATGCCGGCACGCCGCTCGGTCCCAGCAAGCTACCGCTAGTCTATGGAGGCGACGTGGGCTCAAGCGTCTGTGAAGCTGGCAAGCTGATCGCCCGCAGGGTCGCCGGCAAGATCGTGGTCTGCGACCCCGGCGTGAtcggtggagcagctaaaggagAAGCCGTAAAGCTTGCCGGAGGAGCTGGAGCGATCCTCGTCAGCTCCAAGGCGTTCGGCGAGGAGGCCCTCACCACCCCGCACATCCACCCCGCGACGGGCGTGGCGTTCGCCGCTGCCGAGAAGATCAAGAAGTACATCAGAACCAGCGCGTCCCCCGTCGCGACGATCCTGTTCATCGGCACCGTCGTCGACGGGACGCCATCTTCCCCAAGAATGGCATCCTTTTCCAGCCGTGGTCCAAACCTCCTCGCGCCGGAGATTCTCAAGCCGGACGTGACCGCCCCCGGAGTGGACATCCTGGCCGCATGGACTGGCGAGAACTCGCCGTCGGAGCTCGACAGCGACACGAGGCGGGTGAAGTTTAACATTATCTCCGGCACGTCCATGTCGTGCCCTCACGTGAGCGGCATCGCCGCGCTGCTCCGGCAGGCGCGGCAGGACTGGAGCCCCGCCTCGATCAAGTCCGCGCTGATGACCACCGCGTACAACGTCGACAACGCCGGGGACATCATCAAGGACATGTCCACCGGCACGGCGTCCACGCCGTTCGTGCGCGGGGCAGGCCATGTGGACCCCAACCGCGCCCTCAACCCAGGCCTGGTGTACGACGCCGGCACCGACGACTACGTCTCTTTCCTGTGCGCGCTCGGCTACACCGCCAGTCAGATCGCCGTCCTGACGAGGGACGGCTCGACGACTGACTGCTCGACTCGCTCGGGCTCCGTGGGCGACCTCAACTACCCGGCCTTCTCGGTATTGTTAGGCTCCGGCGGCGACGAGGTCACGCAGCACCGCATCGTGCGCAACGTCGGGAGCAACGTCAGGGCCACGTACACGGCCAGCGTCGCCAGCCCGGCCGGCGTGCGCGTCACGGTGGAGCCTCCGACGCTGAAGTTCAGAGCGACGGAGCAGACGCAGGAGTACGCCATCACCTTCGCGCCGGAGCAGGGAAGCGTGACAGAGAAGTACACATCCGGGTCCATCGTGTGGAGCGACGGGGAGCACAAGGTGACCAGCCCCATTGCCGTCATCTGGCTGGCCAGCCAAGCAGCAGCGATGTGA
- the LOC136466212 gene encoding subtilisin-like protease SBT5.1, translating to MSCPHVSGIAALLRQARPDWSPAAIKSALMTTAYNVDNAGDIIKDMSTRLVFSATQQTQEYDVTFAPEQGSVFSPGKYTFGSIVWSDGEHEVRSPIAITWPASQAAAMSSGRATTCSVASSAPAFGTSVA from the exons ATGTCGTGCCCTCACGTGAGCGGCATCGCCGCGCTGCTCCGGCAGGCGCGCCCGGACTGGAGCCCCGCCGCGATCAAGTCCGCGCTGATGACCACCGCGTACAACGTCGACAACGCCGGGGACATCATCAAGGACATGTCCACCCGCCTCGTGTTCAGCGCGACGCAGCAGACGCAGGAGTACGACGTCACCTTCGCGCCGGAGCAGGGAAGCGTGTTCTCGCCGGGGAAGTACACGTTCGGGTCCATCGTGTGGAGCGACGGGGAGCACGAGGTCAGGAGCCCCATTGCCATCACCTGGCCGGCGAGCCAAGCAGCCGCGATGTCATCCGGTCGAGCTACCACGT gctccgtcgcctcctccgCCCCCGCCTTTGGCACCTCCGTCGCCTAA